A single window of Mycobacteriales bacterium DNA harbors:
- the recG gene encoding ATP-dependent DNA helicase RecG: MVALGAPVHHAVGKSAKAFEQLLGLRTVGDLLRHYPRRYAERGKLMPFSELVVGEHATVMAEVVHVAGRLLRPKLHKTDVTIRDDGGATMKLAIFNRPWVAGTLTPGRRALFSGKVEVFNRAVQLANPEFALVDDDDGTVVSEFAGALLPIYPATAKLDSVAIARSVRMALDIADLDDDPLPASLLADKALPSLREALHLVHRPESWADVSLARQRLKWDEAFVLQVVLAQRRAALVAMPGVPRPGRAGGIHDALLAQLPFTLTGGQREIGEVLAAELADDHPMHRLLQGEVGTGKTLVALLAMLRVVDSGGQAALLAPTEVLAQQHHRSMRAMLGALGQAGELGGADVATRVALLTGSQGAAARRDALDEVASGAAGIVVGTHALLSEGVAFADLGLVVVDEQHRFGVEQRDALRAKGEAPHVLVMTATPIPRTVAMTVYGDLEVSTLTEMPAGRSPVRTAVVPVAEQPAWLERAWERVREAVSDGRQAFVVCPRIGGDDEGPAEDGRRPAVAVEELLPVLTDGPLRGLRVAGLHGRMGNDAKDDVMGRFVLGEVEVLVATTVVEVGVDVPNSSVMVVMDADRFGVSQLHQLRGRIGRGEHGGLCLLVTEAPLGSPARERLDAVAATSDGFALSRIDLEQRREGDVLGAAQSGSRSSLKMLQLLRDEDVIREAREAAAALVAKDPALERHAALRDAVRELVDDQRADFLEKA; this comes from the coding sequence GTGGTCGCGCTGGGGGCGCCGGTCCACCACGCGGTGGGCAAGTCGGCGAAGGCCTTCGAGCAGCTGCTCGGGCTGCGCACGGTCGGCGACCTGCTGCGGCACTACCCCAGGCGCTACGCCGAGCGCGGGAAGCTCATGCCCTTCAGCGAGCTGGTCGTCGGTGAGCACGCGACCGTGATGGCCGAGGTCGTGCACGTCGCCGGTCGGCTGCTGCGACCCAAGCTGCACAAGACCGACGTGACGATCCGCGACGACGGCGGCGCCACGATGAAGCTCGCGATCTTCAACCGGCCGTGGGTCGCCGGCACGCTCACGCCCGGTCGGCGCGCGCTGTTCTCCGGGAAGGTCGAGGTCTTCAACCGGGCGGTGCAGCTGGCCAACCCGGAGTTCGCGCTCGTCGACGACGACGACGGCACCGTGGTGTCGGAGTTCGCCGGCGCGCTGCTGCCGATCTACCCCGCGACGGCCAAGCTCGACAGCGTCGCGATCGCCAGGTCGGTGCGGATGGCGCTCGACATCGCCGACCTCGACGACGACCCGCTGCCTGCGTCGCTGCTCGCCGACAAGGCCCTGCCCTCGCTGCGTGAGGCGCTGCACCTCGTGCACCGTCCCGAGTCCTGGGCCGATGTGAGCCTTGCCCGGCAGCGGCTGAAGTGGGACGAGGCCTTCGTCCTGCAGGTCGTGCTGGCCCAGCGGCGCGCGGCGCTCGTCGCCATGCCGGGGGTGCCGCGACCTGGACGGGCGGGTGGCATCCACGACGCGCTGCTCGCCCAGCTGCCCTTCACCCTCACCGGCGGCCAGCGCGAGATCGGCGAGGTGCTCGCGGCCGAGCTCGCCGACGACCACCCGATGCATCGGCTGCTGCAGGGCGAGGTCGGCACCGGAAAGACGCTGGTCGCCCTGCTCGCGATGCTGCGCGTCGTCGACAGCGGCGGGCAGGCGGCGCTGCTGGCGCCCACGGAGGTCCTCGCCCAGCAGCACCACCGCTCGATGCGGGCGATGCTCGGCGCGCTCGGTCAGGCCGGCGAGCTCGGCGGGGCCGACGTCGCGACCCGGGTGGCGCTGCTCACCGGCTCGCAGGGCGCCGCCGCCCGCCGCGACGCCCTCGACGAGGTCGCCTCCGGGGCCGCGGGCATCGTCGTGGGCACCCACGCCCTGCTGTCGGAGGGCGTCGCCTTCGCCGACCTCGGCCTCGTCGTCGTCGACGAGCAGCACCGCTTCGGGGTCGAGCAGCGCGACGCCCTGCGGGCCAAGGGCGAGGCGCCGCACGTGCTCGTCATGACCGCGACGCCGATCCCGCGCACCGTCGCGATGACCGTCTACGGCGACCTCGAGGTGTCGACCCTCACGGAGATGCCGGCCGGTCGCTCGCCGGTGAGGACCGCGGTCGTGCCGGTCGCCGAGCAGCCGGCCTGGCTGGAGCGGGCCTGGGAGCGGGTCCGCGAGGCGGTGTCCGACGGGCGGCAGGCCTTCGTGGTGTGCCCGCGCATCGGTGGTGACGACGAGGGCCCGGCCGAGGACGGCCGCCGGCCCGCCGTGGCCGTCGAGGAGCTGCTGCCGGTCCTGACCGACGGGCCGCTGCGCGGGCTGCGGGTCGCGGGCCTGCACGGCCGGATGGGCAACGACGCCAAGGACGACGTGATGGGCCGCTTCGTGCTCGGCGAGGTCGAGGTCCTCGTCGCGACGACGGTCGTCGAGGTCGGCGTCGACGTGCCCAACAGCAGCGTGATGGTGGTGATGGACGCCGACCGCTTCGGGGTCTCCCAGCTGCACCAGCTGCGCGGGCGGATCGGCCGCGGCGAGCACGGCGGTCTGTGCCTGCTCGTCACCGAGGCGCCCCTCGGCTCGCCGGCCCGCGAGCGGCTCGACGCGGTCGCGGCCACCTCCGACGGCTTCGCCCTGTCGCGCATCGACCTCGAGCAGCGCCGCGAGGGCGACGTCCTCGGCGCCGCGCAGTCCGGGTCGCGCTCGTCGCTGAAGATGCTGCAGCTGCTGCGCGACGAGGACGTGATCCGCGAGGCCCGCGAGGCGGCCGCTGCGCTCGTCGCGAAGGACCCCGCGCTGGAGCGCCACGCGGCGCTGCGCGACGCGGTCCGCGAGCTCGTCGACGACCAGCGCGCCGACTTCCTCGAGAAGGCCTGA
- a CDS encoding DAK2 domain-containing protein: protein MLQVLDAHAVRRWCATGLTALQAARVEIDDLNVYPVPDGDTGTNLVLTMESVAEALGLAAEDLAATTGAVAHGALMGARGNSGVILSQLLRGICEVLSEGGTGEHLQAALVRAAQLGYAAVSAPVEGTVLTVIREAAAAAAELGPADLASVVRAARSGAAAALESTPDLLPALKAAGVVDAGGRGLCVLLEALEAVVTGVVPPSSAQLLVARDRSAVTVAREAGSDEFAYEVQFLLHESSPERVEGLKDVLEGLGDSLVVVGGPQLWNVHVHVNDVGAAVEAGVEAGRPARITVTRFEDQVAAQRAGSVPDGTRSGRVVVAVAPGAGLAALFEQAGAVVVDGGPSASPSTAELLAAVRSSGAAEVVLLPNDTNTVAVAGAAAGAARDEGLSVAVVPTRSVLQGLAALAVADADRALADDVGSMAAAAGATRTGEVTTAVREAVTMAGICRPGDVLGLVEGDVVVLGSDLEAVARELLDRMLAGGGELVTVVTGAQAPEGVDARLAAYLSSSHPEVEVVAYDGGQPHYPILLGVE from the coding sequence GTGCTGCAGGTCCTCGACGCCCACGCCGTGCGGCGCTGGTGCGCGACGGGCCTGACCGCCCTGCAGGCCGCCCGCGTCGAGATCGACGACCTCAACGTCTACCCCGTGCCGGACGGTGACACCGGCACCAACCTCGTCCTCACGATGGAGTCGGTGGCCGAGGCGCTCGGCCTCGCGGCCGAGGACCTCGCGGCCACGACGGGAGCGGTCGCGCACGGGGCGCTGATGGGCGCACGCGGGAACTCCGGCGTGATCCTGTCGCAGCTGCTCCGGGGCATCTGCGAGGTCCTTTCCGAGGGGGGCACGGGTGAGCACCTGCAGGCCGCGCTCGTGCGGGCCGCCCAGCTCGGCTACGCCGCGGTGTCCGCACCCGTCGAGGGCACCGTCCTCACCGTGATCCGGGAGGCCGCCGCGGCGGCGGCCGAGCTCGGCCCGGCCGACCTCGCCTCGGTGGTGCGCGCGGCCCGGTCTGGTGCCGCCGCCGCGCTCGAGTCGACCCCCGACCTGCTGCCGGCCCTGAAGGCCGCCGGGGTCGTCGACGCCGGCGGCCGGGGCCTGTGCGTCCTGCTCGAGGCGCTCGAGGCCGTCGTCACCGGCGTGGTCCCGCCGAGCTCCGCGCAGCTGCTCGTCGCCCGCGACCGCTCCGCCGTGACCGTCGCCCGCGAGGCCGGCAGCGACGAGTTCGCCTACGAGGTGCAATTCCTGCTCCACGAGTCGAGCCCCGAGCGGGTCGAGGGCCTCAAGGACGTCCTCGAGGGGCTGGGCGACTCCCTCGTGGTCGTCGGCGGGCCGCAGCTGTGGAACGTCCACGTGCACGTCAACGACGTCGGTGCCGCGGTCGAGGCCGGGGTCGAGGCGGGCCGCCCGGCCCGCATCACCGTCACTCGCTTCGAGGACCAGGTCGCGGCGCAGCGGGCCGGCTCGGTGCCCGACGGCACGCGCTCCGGCCGGGTCGTGGTGGCCGTCGCACCCGGCGCCGGGCTGGCCGCGCTCTTCGAGCAGGCCGGGGCGGTCGTCGTCGACGGCGGCCCGAGCGCCAGCCCGAGCACCGCCGAGCTGCTCGCCGCGGTGCGCTCCAGCGGGGCCGCCGAGGTCGTGCTGCTGCCCAACGACACCAACACCGTGGCCGTCGCGGGGGCGGCCGCGGGTGCGGCCCGCGACGAGGGCCTGTCGGTCGCAGTCGTCCCGACGCGCTCGGTCCTGCAGGGACTCGCGGCGCTCGCGGTCGCCGACGCCGACCGCGCGCTCGCCGACGACGTCGGCTCGATGGCCGCCGCCGCCGGTGCGACCCGCACCGGAGAGGTGACGACCGCCGTGCGCGAGGCCGTCACGATGGCCGGCATCTGCCGGCCCGGGGACGTGCTGGGTCTGGTGGAGGGTGACGTCGTCGTGCTCGGCAGCGACCTCGAGGCGGTGGCGCGCGAGCTGCTCGACCGGATGCTCGCCGGCGGCGGGGAGCTCGTCACGGTGGTGACCGGGGCGCAGGCCCCCGAGGGCGTCGACGCGCGGTTGGCGGCGTACCTCTCCTCGTCCCACCCCGAGGTCGAGGTCGTCGCCTACGACGGGGGCCAGCCGCACTACCCGATCCTGCTGGGCGTCGAGTAG
- the rpmB gene encoding 50S ribosomal protein L28 yields MAATCDVCGKGPGFGMSVSHSHRRTRRRWNPNIQTVRAAAGGGTSKKVNACTSCIKAGKVVRAS; encoded by the coding sequence GTGGCTGCCACCTGCGACGTCTGCGGCAAGGGCCCCGGCTTCGGCATGTCCGTCAGCCACTCGCACCGCCGTACCCGCCGTCGTTGGAACCCCAACATCCAGACGGTGCGTGCCGCGGCCGGCGGCGGGACCTCCAAGAAGGTCAACGCCTGCACGAGCTGCATCAAGGCCGGCAAGGTCGTCCGGGCCTCCTAG
- a CDS encoding cold-shock protein — MAQGSVKWFNAEKGFGFIAVDGGGADVFVHYSAIQSDGYRSLDEGQRVEFDITQGQKGPQADAVRPI; from the coding sequence ATGGCACAGGGCAGCGTGAAGTGGTTCAACGCCGAGAAGGGCTTCGGCTTCATCGCCGTCGACGGCGGCGGCGCGGACGTCTTCGTCCACTACTCGGCCATCCAGAGCGACGGCTACCGCTCGCTCGACGAGGGCCAGCGCGTGGAGTTCGACATCACGCAGGGCCAGAAGGGCCCGCAGGCCGACGCGGTGCGCCCGATCTGA
- the thiD gene encoding bifunctional hydroxymethylpyrimidine kinase/phosphomethylpyrimidine kinase gives MKRVLTVAGSDSGGGAGIQADLKTMLACGVHGMSVVVAVTAQNSVGVQGAWDLPVEAVTAQLDSVLGDIGVDAVKTGMLSSPELVAAVADRLRTVTAPVVVDPVGVSKHGDPLLRADALEVLRGQLLPLATVATPNLPEVEQLTGVRVDAAADLRRAAEAVLALGPRWVLVKGGHLLDGDATDLLTDGTTDVLLSAPRLDRRHTHGTGCTLASALASYLALGQDVPAAARLAKDYVTGAIRGGFALGAGIGPVDHGWQHR, from the coding sequence GTGAAGCGGGTCCTCACGGTCGCCGGCAGCGACTCCGGCGGTGGCGCCGGGATCCAGGCCGACCTCAAGACGATGCTGGCCTGCGGCGTCCACGGCATGAGCGTCGTCGTCGCGGTCACCGCTCAGAACTCCGTCGGGGTCCAGGGGGCGTGGGACCTGCCCGTCGAGGCGGTAACGGCTCAGCTCGACAGCGTCCTCGGTGACATCGGCGTCGACGCGGTCAAGACCGGGATGCTGTCCTCGCCGGAGCTGGTCGCGGCGGTGGCCGACCGGCTCAGGACCGTCACCGCCCCCGTCGTCGTCGACCCGGTCGGGGTGAGCAAGCACGGCGACCCGCTGCTGCGCGCCGACGCCCTCGAGGTCCTGCGCGGGCAGCTCCTCCCGCTCGCCACCGTGGCGACCCCCAACCTCCCGGAGGTCGAGCAGCTCACGGGAGTGCGCGTCGACGCGGCGGCTGACCTGCGACGGGCGGCGGAGGCCGTGCTCGCGCTCGGCCCGCGGTGGGTCCTCGTCAAGGGCGGGCACCTGCTCGACGGCGACGCCACCGACCTGCTCACCGACGGCACGACCGACGTGCTGCTGTCGGCGCCGCGCCTCGACCGTCGCCACACCCACGGGACCGGGTGCACGCTGGCGAGCGCGCTCGCGTCGTACCTCGCCCTGGGTCAGGACGTGCCGGCTGCCGCGCGGCTCGCCAAGGACTACGTCACGGGCGCGATCCGCGGAGGCTTCGCCCTGGGAGCCGGCATCGGCCCCGTCGACCACGGCTGGCAGCACCGCTGA
- a CDS encoding thiamine-phosphate kinase codes for MADATARDVGEFGLIDAVVARLPSGPGVLLGPGDDAAVVAAPDGRVVATTDVLVEGVHFRRDWSTAYDVGRKAAAANLADVAAMGATATALLVGLAAPADLPLEWALGLADGLRDEAALVGASVVGGDTVTSDRVVVSVTALGDLGGRAPVTRSGARPGDVVVVVGSLGWSALGLLALSTPDLDVRVAALPVAGRARVEEALARAVALHLRPEPPYAAGPALADLGATAMCDVSDGLVADAGHLAEASGVRIELDDLTGEIDGDLRDVLEHVLGRGVADHAVLHGGEGHALVATLPSAALVAAEVHGIRRVGRVVEGAGVVRCADGAPLAPQGWRHFS; via the coding sequence GTGGCGGACGCTACCGCACGGGACGTGGGCGAGTTCGGGCTGATCGACGCGGTCGTCGCGCGGCTCCCGAGCGGCCCCGGCGTGCTCCTCGGACCCGGCGACGACGCGGCGGTCGTCGCGGCGCCGGACGGCCGCGTGGTGGCGACGACCGACGTCCTCGTCGAGGGCGTCCACTTCCGCAGGGACTGGTCCACGGCGTACGACGTGGGTCGCAAGGCCGCCGCCGCCAACCTCGCGGACGTGGCGGCCATGGGCGCCACCGCGACCGCCCTTCTCGTCGGCCTCGCCGCACCGGCCGACCTCCCGCTCGAGTGGGCGCTCGGCCTCGCCGACGGGCTGCGCGACGAGGCGGCGCTCGTCGGCGCCAGCGTCGTCGGGGGCGACACCGTCACGAGCGACCGGGTGGTCGTGTCGGTGACCGCGCTCGGTGACCTCGGTGGCCGCGCCCCCGTGACCCGCTCCGGCGCGCGGCCTGGCGACGTCGTCGTGGTCGTCGGCTCGCTCGGGTGGTCGGCGCTCGGGCTGCTCGCGCTGTCGACGCCCGACCTCGACGTGCGGGTCGCCGCCCTGCCCGTGGCCGGGCGGGCGCGGGTCGAGGAGGCGCTGGCCCGGGCGGTGGCGCTGCACCTGCGCCCCGAGCCGCCCTACGCCGCGGGTCCGGCGCTGGCCGACCTCGGCGCTACCGCGATGTGCGACGTCAGCGACGGCCTGGTCGCCGACGCCGGGCACCTCGCTGAGGCCAGCGGTGTGCGCATCGAGCTCGACGACCTGACCGGCGAGATCGACGGCGACCTGCGCGACGTGCTCGAACACGTCCTCGGTAGGGGTGTCGCGGACCACGCGGTGCTGCACGGGGGCGAGGGGCACGCGCTCGTCGCGACGCTCCCGTCCGCGGCGCTGGTGGCTGCCGAGGTGCACGGGATCCGTCGGGTCGGCAGGGTGGTCGAGGGTGCCGGCGTGGTCCGGTGCGCGGACGGCGCCCCGCTGGCGCCTCAGGGCTGGAGGCACTTCTCGTGA
- a CDS encoding Lrp/AsnC ligand binding domain-containing protein, with the protein MVQAYILIQTEVGKAAAVAAAIAEIDGVAQAEDVTGPYDVIVRAEAQSVDDLGKLVVAKIQGVDGITRTLTCPVVHL; encoded by the coding sequence GTGGTCCAGGCCTACATCCTCATCCAGACCGAGGTCGGCAAGGCCGCGGCCGTCGCCGCCGCCATCGCCGAGATCGACGGTGTCGCGCAGGCCGAGGACGTCACCGGTCCCTACGACGTCATCGTGCGGGCGGAGGCGCAGAGCGTCGACGATCTCGGCAAGCTGGTCGTCGCGAAGATCCAGGGCGTCGACGGCATCACCCGCACCCTGACCTGCCCGGTCGTGCACCTCTGA
- a CDS encoding DUF3515 family protein, which translates to MRATLPAALLCALLTPACTTTDEPRPVPTGPVTVMLPSAAPSVVDRCVALVAALPATLTAEAGPLARRPVDEPRAAAWGDDPPVLLECGVPDAPLVGDVFSYAPPGGTTLSFLQDDVGAARTFTTGELAVDVRVTVPDRHPGAYLVDLVPLLTARLS; encoded by the coding sequence GTGCGGGCGACCCTCCCGGCCGCCCTGCTCTGCGCGCTGCTCACCCCGGCCTGCACGACCACCGACGAGCCGCGACCGGTCCCGACCGGTCCCGTCACCGTCATGCTGCCGAGCGCCGCGCCGTCGGTCGTCGACCGCTGCGTGGCGCTCGTCGCCGCGCTGCCCGCGACCCTGACCGCCGAGGCGGGCCCGCTCGCCCGACGGCCCGTCGACGAGCCGCGCGCTGCCGCCTGGGGCGACGACCCGCCGGTGCTGCTGGAGTGCGGCGTCCCCGACGCCCCGCTGGTCGGCGACGTCTTCTCCTACGCGCCCCCGGGCGGCACGACGCTGTCGTTCCTGCAGGACGACGTCGGCGCCGCCCGGACCTTCACCACCGGTGAGCTGGCCGTCGACGTGCGGGTCACCGTCCCCGACCGCCACCCCGGGGCCTACCTCGTCGACCTCGTCCCGCTGCTCACCGCCCGGCTCTCCTGA
- a CDS encoding alpha/beta hydrolase, giving the protein MSLAVRVALSALRRGTRHRYGPGPSQVADLHLPRGAGPHPVAVVLHGGHWRTGFGRLVTRPVALDLVSHGVAAWNLEYRRLGTGRGGGGGWPATFDDVAAGIDALAGVDGLDLDRVAVVGHSAGGHLALWAGARAGLPRGAPGAGPVVGPSLVVALAPVTHLRRADDAASELLGGTVEQVPERWDLADPMSLLPLSVPTLVVHPEADTTIPVARSRDYAAASGAELVTPPGEVHRDAVDPTSASWRTARARVLQW; this is encoded by the coding sequence ATGTCGCTGGCGGTGCGGGTCGCGCTGTCCGCGCTGCGTCGCGGCACCCGCCACCGCTACGGCCCCGGCCCCTCTCAGGTCGCCGACCTGCACCTGCCGCGCGGCGCCGGTCCGCACCCCGTCGCGGTCGTGCTGCACGGCGGCCACTGGCGCACCGGCTTCGGCCGGCTCGTCACCCGCCCGGTCGCGCTGGACCTCGTCTCGCACGGCGTCGCGGCGTGGAACCTCGAGTACCGCAGGCTGGGCACCGGCCGGGGTGGCGGGGGCGGCTGGCCCGCGACCTTCGACGACGTCGCGGCCGGCATCGACGCGCTCGCGGGCGTCGACGGGCTCGACCTGGACCGGGTCGCGGTGGTGGGCCACTCGGCGGGCGGCCACCTGGCGCTGTGGGCCGGCGCCCGGGCCGGTCTCCCACGGGGCGCTCCGGGCGCCGGCCCCGTCGTAGGCCCGTCTCTCGTGGTGGCCCTCGCTCCGGTCACGCACCTGCGGCGGGCCGATGACGCGGCCAGCGAGCTGCTCGGCGGCACCGTCGAGCAGGTGCCCGAGCGGTGGGACCTCGCCGACCCGATGTCCCTGCTGCCGCTGTCGGTGCCGACCCTGGTCGTGCACCCCGAGGCTGACACGACGATCCCGGTGGCACGCTCGCGCGACTACGCGGCAGCGTCCGGCGCAGAGCTCGTGACCCCACCCGGTGAGGTGCACCGCGACGCCGTCGACCCGACCAGCGCCTCGTGGCGCACGGCCCGCGCGAGGGTCCTGCAGTGGTGA
- a CDS encoding class I SAM-dependent methyltransferase — MTDDETLRTYEAAARLYRDLAAPAPLPELVALLDAACALLPPGASALELGTGPGRDTPLLEQRGVAVRRTDGAQSFVDLLRADGHTAELLDVRTDVLGGPHDLVVAIAVLLHLDRDELADLLRRLVPVAPVLAFTVKEGDGQAWTTDRLELPRRFTYWREAPLTELLRQTGWEVRQVLHATAREPWLLVLATHSE; from the coding sequence GTGACCGACGACGAGACCCTGCGGACCTACGAGGCGGCGGCGCGTCTCTACCGCGACCTCGCCGCACCCGCTCCCCTGCCCGAGCTGGTCGCGCTGCTCGACGCCGCCTGCGCGCTGCTGCCGCCGGGCGCGAGCGCACTCGAGCTCGGCACCGGCCCGGGTCGCGACACCCCGCTGCTTGAGCAGCGCGGCGTCGCCGTGCGCCGCACCGACGGCGCGCAGTCCTTCGTCGACCTCCTGCGCGCCGACGGCCACACCGCGGAGCTGCTCGACGTCCGCACCGACGTCCTCGGCGGCCCGCACGACCTCGTCGTCGCGATCGCGGTACTGCTCCACCTCGACCGCGACGAGCTCGCCGACCTGCTGCGCCGGCTCGTGCCCGTCGCGCCGGTGCTCGCCTTCACGGTCAAGGAGGGCGACGGACAGGCCTGGACCACCGACCGGCTCGAGCTGCCGCGCCGCTTCACCTACTGGCGCGAGGCCCCACTGACGGAGCTGCTGCGGCAGACCGGCTGGGAGGTCAGGCAGGTCCTGCACGCCACGGCTCGCGAGCCCTGGCTGCTCGTCCTGGCGACGCACTCCGAGTAG
- a CDS encoding universal stress protein translates to MPKVPSSEDLRFCRSTPAGITVESMPTTSDARARSVVVGVDGSDGSRRALRRALWEAEIDGAALTLVHAWSSPGWDHDLSAEAAAQRLADNELGRAMTPLEIPDVPVVVHTVQGDPGQTLTEASVSADLLVVGRNGRSRCLTASLGATARDVVQRARCPVMVVPGADPGSGLGPAPGPSPRLFVGVDGSRPAERALLWALDRAVRDGSAVHAVHAWHADGLPALGEGSAALADLQGSTRAWLLAVVDGVLSIRPGCEPDVVVEAVRGHPTATLLARATPEDLLVVGTRGRGGFPGLPLGSVASQVVEHAGCEAVLVR, encoded by the coding sequence GTGCCGAAGGTCCCGTCGAGCGAGGACCTGCGGTTCTGCCGCAGCACCCCTGCCGGCATCACTGTGGAGAGCATGCCGACGACCAGCGATGCCCGTGCCCGGAGCGTCGTCGTGGGCGTCGACGGGTCCGACGGGAGCCGCCGGGCCCTCCGCCGCGCGCTGTGGGAGGCCGAGATCGACGGCGCCGCGCTGACCCTCGTCCACGCGTGGTCGTCACCCGGTTGGGACCACGACCTCAGTGCCGAGGCCGCCGCGCAGCGGCTGGCCGACAACGAGCTCGGGCGAGCCATGACACCGCTCGAGATCCCGGACGTGCCGGTCGTCGTCCACACGGTGCAGGGGGACCCGGGGCAGACGCTCACCGAGGCGTCCGTCTCCGCGGACCTGCTGGTCGTGGGGCGCAACGGACGGTCGCGGTGCCTCACCGCCTCGCTCGGCGCGACCGCGCGCGACGTCGTGCAGCGGGCCCGCTGCCCCGTCATGGTGGTGCCGGGCGCCGACCCCGGGTCGGGCCTCGGCCCCGCGCCCGGCCCGTCGCCGCGGCTGTTCGTCGGCGTCGACGGCAGCCGCCCCGCGGAACGGGCCCTGCTCTGGGCGCTCGACCGGGCCGTGCGGGACGGCTCAGCGGTGCACGCCGTGCACGCTTGGCACGCCGACGGGCTCCCCGCCCTGGGCGAGGGCTCGGCCGCGCTCGCCGACCTCCAGGGCAGCACGCGGGCGTGGCTGCTCGCCGTCGTCGACGGGGTCCTGTCCATCCGGCCGGGCTGCGAACCCGACGTCGTCGTCGAGGCGGTGCGCGGCCATCCCACGGCGACGCTGCTCGCGAGGGCGACACCGGAGGACCTGCTCGTGGTCGGCACGCGCGGCCGGGGAGGCTTTCCCGGGCTGCCGCTCGGCTCGGTGGCCTCGCAGGTCGTCGAGCACGCCGGGTGCGAGGCGGTCCTGGTCCGCTGA
- a CDS encoding D-alanine--D-alanine ligase family protein, whose amino-acid sequence MSRTRVAVVFGGRSTEHAISCVSAGSVLAALDRDTYDVVAVGITPEGRWVLGPDDPSQLAIAGSELPAVKDGQALALPGDPTAGGLVALEDGPAVLGTVDVVFPVLHGPYGEDGTIQGLLELADVPYVGSGVLASAAAMDKAVAKRLLVSDGLPVAPWTVVTRKAYAADPRACVTDARDLGLPVFVKPARGGSSIGISKVSSWDDLPAAVELALRSDTKVLVEAAVVGREVEVGVLDDAAGPRVSVPAEVRVVGDHEFYDFDAKYLDGATELDCPADLPTDVVERLSGLALRAFDSLGCEGLARVDFFVTPDGGLVLNEVNTMPGFTATSMFPLMWAKTGVDYPALVDHLVRDALRRGTGLR is encoded by the coding sequence ATGTCCCGTACCCGTGTCGCCGTCGTCTTCGGGGGTCGCAGCACCGAGCACGCCATCTCGTGCGTGTCGGCCGGCAGCGTCCTCGCGGCCCTCGACCGCGACACCTACGACGTGGTCGCGGTCGGCATCACGCCCGAGGGTCGCTGGGTGCTCGGCCCGGACGATCCCTCGCAGCTGGCCATCGCGGGCAGCGAGCTGCCCGCGGTGAAGGACGGCCAGGCGCTCGCCCTGCCCGGTGACCCGACTGCGGGGGGCCTCGTCGCGCTGGAGGACGGGCCTGCCGTGCTCGGCACCGTCGACGTTGTCTTCCCGGTGCTGCACGGTCCCTACGGCGAGGACGGCACCATCCAGGGCCTGCTCGAGCTGGCCGACGTCCCCTACGTCGGCAGCGGTGTGCTGGCCTCCGCGGCGGCCATGGACAAGGCGGTCGCGAAGCGGCTGCTCGTGTCCGACGGCCTGCCTGTCGCGCCGTGGACCGTGGTTACCCGCAAGGCGTACGCCGCAGACCCGCGCGCGTGCGTCACAGACGCCCGCGACCTCGGGCTCCCGGTCTTCGTCAAGCCCGCCCGTGGCGGCTCGTCGATCGGCATCAGCAAGGTGTCCTCGTGGGACGACCTGCCCGCCGCGGTCGAGCTCGCGCTGCGGTCCGACACCAAGGTGCTCGTCGAGGCTGCGGTCGTCGGCCGCGAGGTCGAGGTGGGCGTGCTCGACGACGCCGCCGGGCCGCGTGTGTCGGTCCCCGCCGAGGTCCGGGTCGTGGGGGACCACGAGTTCTACGACTTCGACGCGAAGTACCTCGACGGCGCGACCGAGCTCGACTGCCCGGCGGACCTGCCCACTGACGTCGTCGAGCGGCTGTCGGGCCTCGCGCTGCGCGCCTTCGACTCGCTCGGTTGCGAGGGCCTGGCCCGCGTCGACTTCTTCGTGACCCCCGACGGCGGGCTCGTCCTCAACGAGGTCAACACGATGCCGGGCTTCACTGCGACGTCGATGTTCCCGCTGATGTGGGCCAAGACCGGCGTGGACTACCCCGCTCTCGTCGACCACCTGGTCCGCGACGCCCTGCGCCGCGGCACCGGACTGCGCTGA